Below is a genomic region from Ostrea edulis chromosome 10, xbOstEdul1.1, whole genome shotgun sequence.
AACTTTGTCATAATTTGTAACGGTAATAATATAGGAATTTGAGTACATATAATTAACGTCTCATTAGGATTGAAATTTCTTCACAAGTTTCTTGTGTGAACTACGTGTGACATATCTAGGTATTAGAAAATACCTTTATATTCTGTAGAAATATATGACtaagtatttttctctcatatacTGTTAAGTTTTTATGAGATATAAATTTCTCCACTttacattatcaaaattttctacCTTTTTTTAGGGCCTTGCCTGCCATATGGCAGGTACCCTAGCTTATTAGTAATCACTGTCTGACCGTTCATCCGTCTGACCATCAGCGCTTTCTATACGGTACACGATAACTATAGTTTCTTTcagaagattttcataaattttttacATAATACTCAGATTAGGCAGAAGAAGAGCCTTTCAAATTTCAGATTTATTGGCTTTGTCCTTACGGAGTTaagggacttagaattttttaatattgatagAGATAATTGCACTTTGTATAGGACACAATAACGAGAGATTACATGAGAAAATCTTGATAGAATTTACAGGTAATGCTTGGATTAGGAAGAGAAAGATCCCTTTTGTTTTTCAGACTTTTTGGTTTTGTCAGGACGGGATTATAAGACTTAAGAATTTTTTGTATTAggtaaaatattcattgttgGGCCCTATCTGACTTTGACTTGTCAGTATTTTTTAAGCCTTTTTCACAATCTGTTTGGTTGTAAGATATGTGAAACTGCATCCTCTTTAGGTCGAAAATCGAAATCGTTAATTGAGATTAATTTAATGATGAAAGTGTTCTTCTGAATGGCGTTTTAACATTTATCTGACATTGTATTTAATGCAAACACCAAATCATTTGATATGTTTGTTATATTGAGTTTTGAACACAAGTAATGAAAGAAGAAACTTGCCtgaaataaacactatatgtatacatcttgtacccacccaagtgTTCAACAGAttactgaacgtacctccatcacagaagagctgatatctcggaaattGCACATATCGTTTTgttcataatttttataatcTCAACTTCTTGCGTGGAAATTGCCTGTGTATTGCCAcagtatattacatatattagtatgagagaaaaatattgCAGTCCTATTGTAGAATATTTAGATTTCAGCTTCACAGAATAGATTGGATGTTACTGTTTTCCTATGTAGAACTCATGCTGTTTTCACTGTGGTGCACACTGAGATTTTAATGCTGTATGTACTTATTTCAGTATACTCAGAAAtgatcatatacatatatttatatatatatatattacagcCAAGGATAACACTGAATAAATATGCTATCAAGCGTTTTTGGCTTTGAACATGAACAAGCAAATGAATTAGCTGCTAATAAGTACATACACAGAAAAGATTGCACCCAGAAATTAGATTTAACTTGGACAACATTTCTTCACTAACAAGTGCTTGCTAACAGACCCTGGTGAGAGGACTTTCTTGCAGTGTGTTTTGTGGTTTTTAGAGTGCTCTGTTTTTGCACCCTCTTTAGGTCAAGCTCCGCCCCCTGAATCAGCTCAAGCTCCTCCCCCTGATCCAAcatctgtttctcaaaaggcaACTATTCCCAAACCCGCTCGGAAATCCTCCGATTCGACTGTCCCTGTTCCTACCTCTACCCCCAGGCCTTCTGTTCAGAAAAGTAAGTACTTATTGTCTGCAAGTCATTTTGGGGTCAGAGGTTCAGTTGCCTTTCAGGAATCAAATGCCAGAATAGTAAGTGTAATAAATCTTGTTTTCATTACTGTGCAGATCTCAGGCTGATGAATATAGAGAGTAAATGACAATTAACAATTATCTTGTTAATTATATAGATGTAAGAAATGAATGAAAGAAAGTAATGTTTGGCAAACCAACTTTCATTTGTGTGCAAGAAATATTTGGAAGACTCACAAGTACCCACACACTAATTGTCACAAGTACAATATATTCCTTCTGAAACTGTAGATAGAACCATCTTTAATTGTCTGGTTTTCTACTTCACTTCATTAGAACTATTTTCTGGGCTATGTAACTCTGTAATGGAGAGACATTTTAGGTGCAAACAGACAGTGTAGCATGAAACCGAATGAAGGTCATCTGTCCAGTGCCAAGgtcaccaataaaaaaaacttagaATTTCTTGTCAGTGCAATGACCTTTGTGATGTTGATACATTAGATGCCCTCACTAGACACAAGGGTTGCTTATAACCAGACAATGTAACATGAGCTTAAATCAAGGTCATTCggataaggtcaaggtcagtggtaaaaaaaaaaagtatttgtaCTGGCCATAACTATAACACTAATGATGGAGAGAacttatataggcagtgcctgctgtccaatcctattgtgaattttcataatgaaatactgtttaaataaaaaaaaaactataacaCTAGAAGCTCTTTAGACAAATTGTCATGACCCTGAATCAAGATTGTTTTGGGTGAAATCAGTGGTAGATAAAACTTAAGATGTATTTGTTCAGGTCAGGACTTTATTGGGCAGTTGCCAATGGAGAGTGGTCATTAATAAACACTTTTACTTGGACACAAAGATTGCTGGTGACCAAATTGTGTGATCGTGAACTgtaaagataaaatattgctcATTCTTGTagtttataatatatttgtatatttggaGCTAGTTTGTGTTTGGCTTGTTTGTTGAAGTATCAGATCTGAAACACTGCATACCATAcaagcagaatttttagtgagGATTTAATATTGGCATTTTTAGTGAGAGTGATGAGGTTGCTAAAACTGAATATTGATCgttaacaatttattccatattgaAGGTAATACTTACCTTTCCTGGAATAATAAAGTCACTGAAATTACCTCTCACTAAACATATATACCCATTTTTATggcaaaattgtaaaatttgtttCTCGCTAAAAACTCCACTTGTATGGTATGCATATTCAGTGATCacttatttttgtaatttgaatatgttACTCAGAGAATTTGCATCTCATATTGAATATGTTATTGACCCAAATTGTTATGATACAGTtatattttaagaagaaaatCAATTTAGTTATTAGATATAGATATTGATGAAATGTAATGGATAATTGTATCTTGTGTGGTGCAGAGGATGAAACAGTGGCCATTACTGCagttctggatgaccttgacaaTCACCTTGGTGATGATGTGGAGGAGGACCAGATGATGATGGTGGAGAACGGAGACCTGACCGTGGAGGAGGTGGATCAGCCACGCTCACTCCGCCCATGCTCATTTGTAGCCCCACCCCCTCCTGATGAACCGCCCCCAGAGGATGTAGAAATTGTCTGCTACAATGACATCATGGGAGTTAAGGTCGACACCGTGGATATCGGCACGGAAACCAGTGATGATAGTGCATCTTTCGATCAAGAGAGTCCAAAAAGTTCTACTAGTAAGTGCATGTATCTAAAGGCTGCATATAAAATCAGACCAATAAACTGTGATCAAAATATTAGTGTTATGTTAGCGAGCATTTGTCAGCTGGCTTTCATGAGCAGTGCTAGTGGGCACTTACTTCAACATAGGTATATTGAAGACCAACTGATGATACATTTTCATATGCACGTATAGTATGTACtctagttttattttttatgcacaGAACGATTATAAATACTTATGATTGTTGAGAAATGCTTTGATAGTGGCTTAAAGCATAGTATTCACAAAAATATTCTAAGACAGTCAAGTTAGATTTATTTCTTCGTTCCATGGGTCATAGATAATTAGTTCCATTAGGAGAGTTTGTTAGTACATATTAAATACTTTTTCTAGTCTTAGATCATTTTGGTGGTTTGGACATTTTCATGATATTTAACTTTCTTATGGTGGGTTGCAATTCAAAGTCTTTTCTATAACCAGTTTccattcacaaaatatttatgaaacagTGGCCTGCATTCTAATATGTATAATTTTAGCAAAATATCTGAGCATGTTTCCTTAACTTAAGGAATTAGTATGGGAAGCTTGATATTTATTCCATTTTACAACTTTAGAGTTTCAGTCAGGCATCAGAAACACAAGTAAGATAGCTGTGGAAGCTTTGTGTATCATTTTGATTTGTAATTACCCATGTATCAGCCTCACACTATATCTAGAAAATCAACCAATCACATCACTCTAAAATATCAACCAATCATATCACCACCTAAAACCAGCCAATCACAAAGAAGATTGTAGTATAGATAAAGCTTTATGTAACCATGCAATTGTAATTCATCCAATAGTAAACCAGAACACTATGTGATCTTGCTGCTAGCTGCTAAGACCAATTTTCTCATACCATTATGATACTCAGTATGACGTGATGTAATAAATAAATGGTATTGAACAAGAGTTCTGTACTGCTTAAGTCAATACCATAATAATATGGATAGTATCAATTAACAGTTATAATTAGTGATACAGCTTGCCAATGATTTActgcaatattatttcatacTAACCTGCTAGAAATTAAGCTTTAGGAAATACTAAAAAGAAATGGGGTatacaacattctttaaccctagcacatttaatttacacaatAACATATGTACTATTTCAAACTCTTTTGCATGCGAGAGTTCAATTTTCCTTCTACTAATCTTATTCTACTTACaatgaattttgtttatttatttttttatcatgattacataattgtaaatttgaatttacaaaGTCATAATTGCAAGTTCGAGTAAATTGCGTGCAGCATATTAGACAATTTACAGTGATTGTGACAATGTAATTTTGAATGATTAGAATATGAATGTGGTTTTAGGAATAATTGTATGACTAAAGAACATCATGAGAATTAGTCCTTCCTTTTGCACTAAAGCATGTTCATTAAACACCTGTTCTGTGTTACCTGTACTGAAAACATTGATGCTTAAATCAAATTTCTTGATATGTCAAGCAAGTATAGAACATTTCAGTTTCGTTTTCAAAAACATTGCATCTGATTGGACAGTACAGCTctaagaaatttacaattttttgaaaattgaagagAACAGAATTTGGACGAGCTAAAACtgaagtatttaaaaattaaatttgattggttaattaatTAAGTAACACAGAACATTGATTGGTCAATGATTGACCAAGGAATCTTATAATTACCTCTGTTAATCTTGTGTATCTGCAAGAGCTcatctgaaagaaaaataaacaaatttggAAAGCTCACAGGAatgaatttagaattttatgCAATACTGATTAGAAATGGAATTCAGATAGTCAAAAATATCAcaatgaatacatttttttttttaaacattgaaaagatcaaaaattaaaacaagatcTTGATGATGAGCCTCTATTGCTGCCCCTGCTTTTTGTTGGTTTATTTATTTCCTGTTGCCCCACAGTGCATAGTCGAGCTGAAAGTCGGACAAGCATGACCTCAGTCACCACAATAGAGGAAATCAACATGGGCTTCGAGTTGGCCATATTGGCAGGGCAGGAAGCCATGTTGGAAGAGTCCAGTGAGGAAGGTATAAATCTAGTCCCCAGCAGCCACCTGCTAAGACAGGTGTAAAAATGAACACTGCGAGGTTCTTGTGTGATGTGAATATTGTCTGTTGTTTGCCCTAACCTTGCACATTATTCTGTATTAATACATTTAATCttggaaatatttattcagCACTAATTCTTGCATGAATGATCTGCACGGAACTGAAATATTCCATAATATGCATTTAtctttaatcattattattctTGTACTATTATAGGGAACAGTATCAAGGTGTACATAAACTTTGTGATAATTTGATGAGATTTTAGAAAACACTCACAAATAAGAAAAAACTGAGGTAGAACTACCAATAGAATTCCACATATTATAATCATCTCAACAACAGAAAAAACTAATTACGTTGATACGTACCACACTCATAAAACTAATTCTACCACTGAAGAACAATTCACACAGTGtgactttaaaaaaatcttgtgTAGCTAGTACTGACCTGTTTCACTTTGAAGTTGTGTGCTCATAACTTCCCAGAAAGCCCTTGTAAGACCCACGCTTCCTAATCTTAAGGATTCAAGAAAATGACTCCCAAGAttctctttttatatattgttcCGTATAAAGTTTGTATATTTCTGATCTGAACAAATAATTCTAGTACTCATACACTTCAACTTATGTGCTATGTAATGTCATTCAATTTGACAAGGTTAatgatttctatatatatagtaaggtttattatgtatgattttaaatattACAGATGAAGAAGAGTACAAAAATGAAATGGCGCACTTTGTAGAAAGAATGAAGAAAGAGGTTGTCAGCCAGAACGAAGCAATAGAAAAGGAATCAAATCCATTGGAACCTAATCTGGAATCAAGGCAGAAGATTTCTGTTGAAGAAGTCAAACTGGATTTACAGTCCTCGAGTGCAGAAAGTTCACCGAAACCCGGCCCTCGTGAGAATACAAACCAGGTAGCGGGTGACCAGGAAGTGTCAGAAATCACATACAGTTTTACCGTGGATGCTGTTCCTCTGGAATTTCAGGAGGATGAAGAACTGAAAGATCAGAAGAacgaggaggaggaggaagaggAATACACAGAAACCATCACTGAAATCATTTATCCACTATCCTCCTCGGATGCACTTGTGAGCCCGAGGAGGATTCCTGATTTGGATTCTCCAAAAGAGCATGCAAAATCTGTGGTTTCTGAAGAAAAACCTAACGAGGGTGAGAAAATTGAAGAGGCAGTGAAACAAGAGGTGCAAGTTCAGCAGAAACTGGACACTGTCCTTAAAGTTGAGGTGTCCAAAGTGGCCAAACCTGAGGAGAAACCAAAGGAACTTAAACGTGAGAAGGAGGAGTTTGTACTAACATTTGATGATTTACAGAATGTTGATTTCACTGGACCAAAGAGGAAGAAGCCCCAGAGTCTGAGTCTTAAACCAGAGATCAAACCACCAACAGAGGAAGTGAAAAGACGATCGGGTCGAAAGTCTCCTGCTGCTGTCACTTCACCTGTGTTTGTGTTGGAGGAACTGCGATCGCGATTTAAGTCTGACGGGGAAGACAATGTTTTAATTACTCCGCTCAGGGAGAGTCGGAGTAATGGAAGCATTAAAGAAAGATGCAATGAACTGAGTTTTACCCCCAGCACAGAGGGAGAGCAGGAACATGTGATGGAGGAAAAGTCCATCTCTCTGATGGCCCATCTTGCTGCCAGGTCACCTGACCAATTCTTAGAGAAGGACAAAATCATTGTAGAAAAACTTGATCTCTCCAAAGATGTGACTGATGGTTTTTCAGAACCAGAAAAGATGAAGAATAGTGATATTAATGAAGACAGTGTTAATAACAATGAATCTGCTCCAAATTCTGCTCGAGACAGTTTGAATAGCAATGGATCTGCTCCAAATTCTGCTAGAGACAGTGTGGCCAGTTCAGAACTAGAAAATGACCCCTTGGAACAAATGCAACAACAGTTCCAAATGTGGCAGACTCAGCTGGAACAAAATCAAAAGTTACTTGCATCTCAGCCTGTTTCAGTGGATGAAACCTCCCTACAGCTGCAGGACCAGCTTAAGAACCAAATTGAGATTCAGAAACAAATGCTTGCTCAAATGCAGAAAAGCATGGAAACGCTCGCTGCCCAATCACAAACAAAATCTCTTGACTCTCCTAGAGACAATGTTGACAAGTCTGAAGTGTCTAGCCGTCAGAATTTGATTCCGAGCCCCCCTGTCCTACCTCAGATGAGGATGAAGTCAGATTCTTTGGACAAAGAGAAAAAATCCAAGAAGAAGGTCAATAAGAGGTTTGAGCCAAAACTTGACCCGAGGGAGGAGTTGATGCTCCAAATCAGAGGCTTCCAGGGACGCAACGCCCTTAAGAAGGTGGGTGAGGGGTTTTCTTCACTGGTGgattgggggggaggggggtccgGGGATTGGAACCTTTCCTTTCGTCACAAACGTTTGCtaaaaaaaaggtaaaaataacgcaGTTTGAGGGTAGAACCCCTCCcccttgaaaaccaaaattaacgGTTAgaacacacccccccccccccctttaaaaaattcctggatccacccctgttCTTGAACATACACAAACTTTCTATAAGAATTACATTTTGTGTACGTTATACAAAACGTTTGTTACTTGTATTCATATGACTTGTTATGACTCATATGAGAATATTGAAGGTAAGATTTAAATATAATTGGATGTATTTAGTGGGGAAGTTTTCGAAACATGGCTGGTCCTCATGTGGTTAAGTCTTAACAGAATTGACTGTGACATTGATCCAGCAaagttgtgaccttgacattcaTTTTATCGAATATGAAATCTATTAGCTGTAAATCTCTATGGCTCAAAAAGTTACAGCCAATTGTAAAGttgaataaaaaatttaaagaaataaaatgtttgCGATTTCTTCTATCATGTTCAGTTGCTTGTGAAATGAGGAAATCTCACAAGAAATTAAGTCTTTtacatgttttgaaaatatactgtAACTCTGTTAGTTTTAAAGATAAGAACTGTCTCCATTTGTTTTTGTAGGTTCAGTTGAAACAGACAAAGTGGGTGTCTGGGCCAGCAATTTCGCAGTAAATGTAGCGCCTGTTTTAACGGAGAGACTAAATTCAACATCTGACTACAGCATGACTTAGATGCCGTCATTACATGGACTAGCACCCGGAGCAGCAAAAGGGAGCAGAAATTTGTGATATCAAAATTCATGAAATCAACAGACAGTCAGGGATCACTAGAAGTCTCCATGTTATTGGTCAGGGGTCACAAGGTCTATAAGTCAGGGGTCACTAGGTCATCCATCGGAGCACATGAACAAAATATTCTGTGGAATTCTCATGGAATTAAAATGATACATACCAATGTGATTGCTGAAGTAAATTTGTGTTTGTGATAGTATTTTTTATACTACAAAATTAAAACTATTCAAGCAGTGTTATATGATGTTTTAGCAGTCTTCCAAAGAACTTTGTCAAGGTCATATCAAGcattgaccttgacatttaaatTTCATTCACCTGATTATGGATGTACAAGCTGTATTTTTTCATCATTTACCAAATTGGAGGAAGGATGACATTTTGGTTTGTACCTCTTGCAttcaaatggttttttttttctctaaaaTATGAAGGAATCAAAAAATAAGtttatttttgtatgtctgacaaaTCAGAAGAAATCAACCACAAACACATAgtcatacacacatacatacatgctgTATTTTTCTACCAAATCagtgattatgaaataagtgtCTTATGTTTTCTACTTGTGTTTAACAAATGTACTGACCATTTGTATACATTGCGTAATTTACAAAGTATATCTTTTGTAAAACAGTATCTATGcatctttttcattttatttgagAAGAGAATACggatatataaatcaaattttgcaAAAGTTGGACATTGAATTATCCCCCCTTGATTTTAGAACGTGTATAATCTGTGATTGATAATcagcatttttttgttgttgttcagGACAAATGTTTTTATAGCGGTGATAATCGGGGAGGATGTAATGTATTTGTACATCTCGTCACCATCGTTGTGTGTATGAATTAATTATACTTTATTTCGTGCATTTGATATTCATATGTTGACAAAAGTGCAATCCTACAGAGTTCATATAGTAAAATTACATCATTCTATTCTTAACCATTAATTACACTGTTTATCGAGTGTTCATAGATAAAACAGATTTGTGTAGTCAAAGGACATTGTAAAAACTTTTTACATCTATCGGGAAATGAGTACCAaggtatttttatttaaatttttgattattttcttatatcaatTTTTCATGTGAAAGATTGTTTTTGCATGgattctaattagattgtatgGCTATGTTGAATGTTACATATGTATTCATGTAATAATCGTAATATTACCCTGTGATGTAGAACGTATATGGGGATATCAATGCATGTAATCAGATGTTATATATTTCACTATCAAGTTGGAGTCCTGCTTTTCTGCTGTTTGTTGCAGGTacagtttcattttttttttaaccacaTAATTTTGTGATGCATGTACTTTCTCTTTCAAACATTTAGTAcaagtaaatttcatttttgaaagtacaattGGGAATGAACTGTGGAGTTTCACGTTGGATTAAGTGTGCCAGCGTGGAACGTGGCTATTCATTCCCcctgtatattttcaaaaatgaaatctcttttttgatatttactttctactttcatttctattggaATTTCCAAtcattaaaatagatgtactatatttatcaagattcatactcgcattgttcacaactgcaacacattcatggctgtcattacaatttgtagagatatcaaaacCAAAAACCATGGAAATGTTATAAATAGCATGTTAACCAAATTTTTTCTCAAATGAATTGGAccaaaaatttaaatgtcatgaaatcttacaaaaataggaaaatttCTGTGTTTGGATGGAATTTCTACTAAAGTAGAGTACACATGTATGTTAATATTGAAGtaatcaaatcaaaatcattgataaaagttcattaCATTCTCAAATTTCATGAAAGTATATTCTAGGAAAGGCAAGTCATCCAGTGTTAGCATTTTATCCTATGGATAGTATGAGAATTGAAATAGGGGTAAATTGACAATTTGACACAATATTCTGTTAGTTGTAACATTATGCttgtctctctttctctctctctctatctctgcATACACAGTGGCCAATGTAtaatactgtacatgtgtaagtcaatattaattttttatttgtatcttattcattgtatacatatattgaaaGGCTTTGTGTCAATTTAGATACAAAGTCATTAAAACCcagaaattttgatttgatgatctcttgtTTTCTTGATGAAGGGGTGAGAGGGAAATGGGCAGTATACATGTCATCGACCGGTGGGAATGTTGTAAAGGGTAATTTGACCCTGTGTAAATGTTGTAAGGGGTAATTTAATCCTTTGCGAATGTCATTTGACCCTTTTTGAATGTCGTATGAGGTAATTTGACCCTTTATGAATGTTGTAGGGGGGTAATTTTACCCCCTGAATGTTGTTTGGGGTAATTTGACATGGTGTGAATGTTGTATGGAGTGATTTGACCTGGTGTCAATGTTGTAGGGGTAATTTGACCCTTTGTGAATGTTGTATGGGGTAATTTGACCCAGTCTAAATGTTGTAAGGGTAATTTAACCCTTTGTGAATGTCATATGGGGTAATTTGACCATTTTTGAAGGTCATATGAGGTAATTTGACCCTTTATGAATGTTGTAGGGGGTAATTTTACCCTCTGAATGTTTTTTGGGGTAATTTGACCTGGTGTGAATGTTGTAGGGGGTGATTTGACCTGGTGTCAATGTTGTATGGGGTAATTTGGTCTGGTGGGAATGCagtctctacccagagttgtcgttccttgctttCACTTACActgtaagtgagtgtaaggaacgataactctgggtagagattggtggGAATGTTATATGGGGTAATTTGTCCCAGTGTGAATGTTGTTGGGGGTAATTTGACCCTGTGTGAATGTTGTATTAGGGTCATTTAACCCTCTGTAAATGTTGTATAGGGGTGATTTGACCCGGTGTCGATGTTGTATGTTGTAATTTTATCCTCTGAAtgtgttaagccgttcttggcacactgattttgactacgaaatactccgtttacctgatcaaggtatagggctcacggtaagtgaccggtctacaggggatgcttactcctcctagacacctgatcccacgtctggtatatccacttaggggttcgtgtttgcccagctctctattttgtattgcttatagaaattgtgagattgatcactgttcgtatcttcacctttcatttacaaaaacaaGTAGTGCCCGTGCAATGTCTGCCAACACGATTGGTTATTCATTGTTACCTCAAATATTGCCaaaaaaacatcttttttttcAGGCAATTTTCAAGAGAAATTAGCCATGGGCTGCATGCTTCGGTAAAATCGTTTTAGAGGAAAGAAGAAATGTAATATTATGGATTGAAAGTGGTGGatatgtacaatgatattttgttATTCCGCGTGAAGCATTCCAGTTTACGAA
It encodes:
- the LOC125665532 gene encoding putative leucine-rich repeat-containing protein DDB_G0290503 isoform X15 is translated as MEVNVGVENCTLSRAMSLANKGPELAGPLTKKVPPEDFRSNGRGPYPLPYPAEPPDDENMNEIVEENVDVIVHLPDGKSKQVAVNSNIPMMDLLVNLAAGSRLNPGGHSLQVLNEDTGKLKEYKANQTIGSLCIRGEDHKFRYVTVQIVPKKVSKKSSGNLRQFEMTKRFTVNLPGGQKKVLRISPQSTLEQVRAQLCQERQLEPSHLVFQLPSNPRQQLSLQTTVAELPSSEVNLTGANVMLDGAKSMPDLSIGRSQSMKTEPPTPYMPMAGEGKKKKGFFSFLKKDKKFTVSMHTDLNHAGKPQQASTSRKDGGSPPATRRKMESAERPKSMFVTSPANVAVNGSKSMQTFSSEVDIRSQAAPSVQVKSAPALNSVREHPVAGPPIKSGKKKRAPPPPQVKPSPHTGVVTAEITVENTQTTPSQAESRIPEIVSSNQQLAQKLHSRNSSDSSGYHELALSGAESPDTAKIEENLELKVSTNITPVEGHKNSGDSGIRDMSSPRRKVRPGIEAMETGSSQTLPLDKVGKKEMSRTKSLERAPGAKKKKAPPPPPEDETVAITAVLDDLDNHLGDDVEEDQMMMVENGDLTVEEVDQPRSLRPCSFVAPPPPDEPPPEDVEIVCYNDIMGVKVDTVDIGTETSDDSASFDQESPKSSTMHSRAESRTSMTSVTTIEEINMGFELAILAGQEAMLEESSEEDEEEYKNEMAHFVERMKKEVVSQNEAIEKESNPLEPNLESRQKISVEEVKLDLQSSSAESSPKPGPRENTNQVAGDQEVSEITYSFTVDAVPLEFQEDEELKDQKNEEEEEEEYTETITEIIYPLSSSDALVSPRRIPDLDSPKEHAKSVVSEEKPNEGEKIEEAVKQEVQVQQKLDTVLKVEVSKVAKPEEKPKELKREKEEFVLTFDDLQNVDFTGPKRKKPQSLSLKPEIKPPTEEVKRRSGRKSPAAVTSPVFVLEELRSRFKSDGEDNVLITPLRESRSNGSIKERCNELSFTPSTEGEQEHVMEEKSISLMAHLAARSPDQFLEKDKIIVEKLDLSKDVTDGFSEPEKMKNSDINEDSVNNNESAPNSARDSLNSNGSAPNSARDSVASSELENDPLEQMQQQFQMWQTQLEQNQKLLASQPVSVDETSLQLQDQLKNQIEIQKQMLAQMQKSMETLAAQSQTKSLDSPRDNVDKSEVSSRQNLIPSPPVLPQMRMKSDSLDKEKKSKKKVNKRFEPKLDPREELMLQIRGFQGRNALKKVQLKQTKWVSGPAISQ
- the LOC125665532 gene encoding nucleolar protein dao-5-like isoform X16; the protein is MYESCTQTRLIMFNWVRKRFTRRRRAMSLANKGPELAGPLTKKVPPEDFRSNGRGPYPLPYPAEPPDDENMNEIVEENVDVIVHLPDGKSKQVAVNSNIPMMDLLVNLAAGSRLNPGGHSLQVLNEDTGKLKEYKANQTIGSLCIRGEDHKFRYVTVQIVPKKVSKKSSGNLRQFEMTKRFTVNLPGGQKKVLRISPQSTLEQVRAQLCQERQLEPSHLVFQLPSNPRQQLSLQTTVAELPSSEVNLTGANVMLDGAKSMPDLSIGRSQSMKTEPPTPYMPMAGEGKKKKGFFSFLKKDKKFTVSMHTDLNHAGKPQQASTSRKDGGSPPATRRKMESAERPKSMFVTSPANVAVNGSKSMQTFSSEVDIRSQAAPSVQVKSAPALNSVREHPVAGPPIKSGKKKRAPPPPQVKPSPHTGVVTAEITVENTQTTPSQAESRIPEIVSSNQQLAQKLHSRNSSDSSGYHELALSGAESPDTAKIEENLELKVSTNITPVEGHKNSGDSGIRDMSSPRRKVRPGIEAMETGSSQTLPLDKVGKKEMSRTKSLERAPGAKKKKAPPPPPEDETVAITAVLDDLDNHLGDDVEEDQMMMVENGDLTVEEVDQPRSLRPCSFVAPPPPDEPPPEDVEIVCYNDIMGVKVDTVDIGTETSDDSASFDQESPKSSTKFQSGIRNTNEEEYKNEMAHFVERMKKEVVSQNEAIEKESNPLEPNLESRQKISVEEVKLDLQSSSAESSPKPGPRENTNQVAGDQEVSEITYSFTVDAVPLEFQEDEELKDQKNEEEEEEEYTETITEIIYPLSSSDALVSPRRIPDLDSPKEHAKSVVSEEKPNEGEKIEEAVKQEVQVQQKLDTVLKVEVSKVAKPEEKPKELKREKEEFVLTFDDLQNVDFTGPKRKKPQSLSLKPEIKPPTEEVKRRSGRKSPAAVTSPVFVLEELRSRFKSDGEDNVLITPLRESRSNGSIKERCNELSFTPSTEGEQEHVMEEKSISLMAHLAARSPDQFLEKDKIIVEKLDLSKDVTDGFSEPEKMKNSDINEDSVNNNESAPNSARDSLNSNGSAPNSARDSVASSELENDPLEQMQQQFQMWQTQLEQNQKLLASQPVSVDETSLQLQDQLKNQIEIQKQMLAQMQKSMETLAAQSQTKSLDSPRDNVDKSEVSSRQNLIPSPPVLPQMRMKSDSLDKEKKSKKKVNKRFEPKLDPREELMLQIRGFQGRNALKKVQLKQTKWVSGPAISQ